A window of Symphalangus syndactylus isolate Jambi chromosome X, NHGRI_mSymSyn1-v2.1_pri, whole genome shotgun sequence genomic DNA:
CATCTTGTAATTTGAaacagggaagagggagagaaagaggaagtccCTTCCGATTTCTGGGGTTCTATCGCTGTCCAGCCTCACGGATGCGGCAGGCCACAGCAGTGATGAGCTCCGCCCCCTTCCCGCTGCCATCCTCTGACTGCAGGAAAGACGCATCACATTTCGGAGCCAGGTCCTTCACTGTCTCATGCATGACTTTGGCAAAGTGAGGATGTAGCTTGTAGAGGGTCCCATCCACCCCCACTGTCACTTTGAGAGCATCCAGCCCACGGTTTTCTCGTATCTTGTCCACCACAGCGGCCATGCCTGCGCCACAGAGCTGGGCTGCCCGCCGGGCCACCACGGTGCATACCTCCTTAACAATGAAACTGTCGTCACAGGTGCTCTCAAGCCCTAAGTGTTGCAGAATGGCTCGGACTTGCAGCAGGGCCAGGCAGTCACTCTCAATCTGAGACAAGAACTTGGTTTCAAAGATGCCCCTTGTCTTGAGTCGCTCTGAGATGTGGCCTCGGAAGAGCAGCCCACGCTTGGTGAAATCGATGAGAATGTTATGGACAATCTCACCCAGGTACATTCCACTGATCATTTTCTCGAACATCTGCTTGCTAGGGTTGAGTGAAAGCTCATCCACAGCCACATCAAATTCTGTGCAGAAGTCATCTAGGCATCCATTGTCCCCAAAGGCCCCCCATTCCATGTTCACACACATCCGCccctcttctccttccaccaGTTCCACGTTGTGCATCTCTTCCACGTAGCAGGGGTTGCTGCCCGTGCCAACGATGAGGCCAACTTCACAGTGAGTGTCTTCAAAGCCATAGGTCATCATAGTTCTCACTGTGTCTTTCACCACAGCAATCACATCCAGGTCAAACTCCTCTCGACGATGGATCACTTCCTTCAGCAGGGTCACCACATCCTCGCCCTCACAGCAAGATTCCTTGAAGCCTTTTGTCCACTTGAGGAGGATGCTCTCGTCCAGGCTGTTCTGCTGGCAGGGGAAGGAGAAGATAAAACCCAGAGGCAGGGACACGCCCTTCATGCCCACATACTCGAGGAAGTCCACGATGCACTGGACAATGTGGTCAAAGAGCTCGTCCCCGGTGCCATGCATGACCTCCTGCGCGATGGCGTAGATCTTGTTGTGcatctccactccaccccacttccCATTCCGAACACAGACCAGCAGGACCCAGAAATTTGTTCCTCCAAGGTCCAAGGCCAAGAAGTCCCCTTTCTCTGTGCCATCAGGGGTGGCACACATGTAGGTGGGCAGCATCTTGCCGGGGGCACTGGCGTGAGTCTCCTTGCTCAGACCTCGCTCCATTTCTACCTTCATCCTCCTTTTGACCTCCAACAGCTGGTCATGGTTCAGCTGCAGAGGCTCTAGTGTCTTCTGGCGGGCACGGTGTTGATCGGCCAGCCGGTAAGCCACTGCTGTCACCATGGCTGCATCTTTGCCACTGCCATCCTCGGAGCGGAGGAAGCGGACATAGCAGTCGGGCACCAGCCGCCACACGGTCTTATGTAGATGCTTGGCAAAATGGGGGTGTTTCTTGTAGATGGAGCCGTCGACCCCAATAGTAGGGTGCAGCTGCTCCTCGCCTTTGTTCTCCTTGATGTGCTGCAGCACGGCTGCCAGGGTGGCTGTGCACAGGCTGGCAGAGTGTGTGGACACGATCTGGCAGATCCGGTGAGTGGTCACACAGTCCTCCTGAGTCGGGTCCATGCCCAACCGCATCAGGACCTCATGGGCCTTCCGGATGCCATCCTTCTCCCCTTCAATGTCTGAGATGTCTTTGGTCTCAAAGCGACCAGTGTTGAGAAGCTCTGGGCTGAGCTTCCCCCCAAAGAGCAGTTCCTCCTTGGCCATCTTCACCAGGATAAACCTCACCAGCTCCCCCATGTACATCCCACTGATCATCTTCTCAAACAGTTGCTTCCCCAGGTTCAGTGAGCCCATGTCAATCTCCTGGTCAAACTCAGTGAGAATGTCATTGAGCGAGCCATCGTCCCCGAAGGCCCCCCACTCCATATCAATACACATCTGCCCCTCGTTACCTTCCACAATGTCGATTTGGTGCGTCTCTTCCATGTAGCAGGCGTTGCTGTCCGTGCCCACAATGAAACCAATCTCACAGTTGTGGTCATCATAACCACAGGTCGTCATGGTCCCAACTGTGTCATTCACCACAGCCACAATGTCGATATCAAAGTCCCCTCTCCTCTGGATGGACTTCCGGATCAGAGCCACAACGTCTCTGCCTTCCACTCCACTGGACTTGAATCTCTTGGTCCATGAGACCAGGAAACTCTCATCTAGTTTAGTCTGGTGGCAGGGGAACGAGAAGGTAAAACCCAATGGCAGCTTCTTGTCTTTGATTTGTAGCTTATCCATGAAGTTATCCAGGCATTCGGCAATGTGGTCAAACAGCTGGGTGTCACTGCCTCGCATGATGTCCTCGGGGATGGCATAGATCTTGTTCTCCATCTCCACCTTCTGGAGCCCATTGTCCGTTACTTTCACCCAAAGCACATGGAAATTGGTCCCTCCAAGGTCCAGAGCCAGGAACTCTCCGTGTTCTGTcccatctggagtggacctcacAAAGGTGGGCAGCATCTTCACTGCTGCAGTGGGGCGAGTGGTGGCTCCAAGCCCTTTCTCTATCTCCTTGCGGAACCGCTTAGAGATCTCCAAGAGGGTCTCATCAGAGAGGCGCATGTGGTAGAGATAGTGGTCAACCTTCTGCACTTGGTCATGGTTGAGCTCCGTGAAGAAGTAGGCAAGCAAATGCAAGGCAATCATCCTGCCGTGGCCCGACGGCGCAGAGTTGGGAAACCGAGGCGGGGGCGCGAGCGGGGAGGCAGGCGGCGCGGTCCGACTGCTTTGTGCTGGGGCTCGGCTGCCAGGCCGGGAGCTGGGAGTCCGGACGGCTCACAGAGAAGGCTAACGGCGAGGGTGCGCCTGGCTGGTGGTGGGCGCGGGTCTCCAGAGACGTGATTTTGGCGTCACAACTGCTAGAAGGTGCCTCAGTTCTCTCCTGGCGACCTGTCCTGTTGTCCCATGTCAAGGTGCTAACTTCGGCCACAGGATCACTGAGGCTCAACTTGAGAAGAATCTCAGCCCGGCTCCACTCAGGCAGTGGGACCTCTCCGGTTCACAGGCGCGTGGCTCCGGCCCGCGGATTTTCTTAGCTAGATGACAGGATGTTGCCAGCGGCAGCCCAGGACTCCTGCCAACGTCATGtttttagctggttattatgcaaacttgtttgtgtggttgctttatactGTCACTGGCCTGTATACTTGTGTCTTTTTGTGGTCCTGGTAATATTCTTTTccttccatatttagcactcctttcaggacctcttgtaaggcaggtctggtgttAACTTATTCCCTCAGCacttgtttatctgaaaaagatCTTATTTGTTCTTTACAtatgaaggttagtttggctggatatgaaattcttgattGGAAactcttttccttaagaatgctGATTATTGGCCCCCAatttcttctggcttatagagtttctgctgaaagttctgctgttagcctgatggggttccctttgtaggtgacctgacccTTTTCTCtatctgcctttaacatttttttctttcattttgaccctGGAGAATCTAATAATTTTGTGTCTTTGAGATGGTCTTCTTATGTAGTATCTTGCAAGGGTTTTCTGCCTTTCcttaatttgaatgttgacccTTTAGTGAGGTTGGAAAAGTTTTCTTGGACAATATTCTGAGATATGTTTTCCAAGATGCTTACTTTCTCCGCATCTCTTCCAGGGACACAAGTGGGTtatagatttgatttttttacataatctcatatttctcagaggttttgttcatctttttcattcttttgtttttagtcttATTGAATTATTTTAGATAGCTAGTCTTTGAGCCCTgatattctttcctcagcttggtctatccTACTGTAAATACTTGTGattatattatgaaattcttatagTGTGTTTTTCAATTCTGTCAgatttatttggttcttttttataatggCCTCTTTGTCTaccagcttatttttttattttattgtaattcttAGAATCCTTGGATTGGGTGTTCACTCCTGAGTTTTGATGATCTTCATTTACTatctatattctgaattctaGTTCTGTCATTTTAGCCATTTCAGCCAGGTAAGAAGTCTTTCTTGGGAAATggtgcagtcatttggaggaaagaagtcACTCTGACTTTTTTAATTGTCAGAGTTattgtgctggttctttctcatctgtgtgggctgtTGTTCTTTTAACTGTGGTGTAATTTGAGTACAGGCAGTAGACTTCTTTTTAGGATGTATTCAGAGAGCTGAAGCTTTGTGCAGGGTCTTTATTTGTAGGTGAATTCTTGTCCTTGGTTTCATAGAGTATATTAGCAAAGTATTTTGGTGTAGAAGTTTTGGTCTTCAATCTAGTAGACTGTGCTTAAGCAAAATGGCCAGTATGCAGCCCCTTGCTCAATCACATGGCTTATCTGTGTTTTTTCACAATTGCAATCATGGTCCTTCCTAGTGCTCTGAAAGTTTTATTCCTTTCCCACTTGAGTACTGGATGCAGATCTTGGCTTGGCACTCCCAGGCTGCACACTGCACGTCTGGGGTGAGCTCAGGCTTTATGTTCCCTCCCCACCTTGGAGGCAGCAAGGGAAGGGACCATAGCAGTGGGTGTTACAGAGGTTCACTTGTCTCATGGAGCTTTACACCACAGAGATGCGGAGCCGCTATCAACTAATGTGATTGGAGTGGCTGCACTGTGGGCTCAAGCCAGGGGGAGGGGGTGCTGCTTGGTAACAACTGggggtgagtggatcacaagggaAGCAGATTGGCCTCTTCTCCCTCTGCAGCTTTCTGGAGGTGTGGTTAAAGCCCTCAGAGTATTTTCTCCTTTCCCAATCTAAGGGGAGCAAGGGCAGTATCATTGCAATGGCAGTGGGAGAGGAGATTTCAGATGGCTCTGGGAGTTTCACCTAAGAGAAATGTGGAGACGCTGTTACTGGGTATGTTCATCCAGGGGACAGGGTGACTGCACTGCTGTCCTGAGCTTGGAGCTCTGCTTTTTGAGGAGCAGAGGTCAATAACTCACAGGCAGAAGAGACTGAGCTCCTCTCTCTATGTGACTGTGGCATGCTGGGAGCATGTGTGAAGTCCTTAggctctttgtttctttccttacaCTGAGGACAGCAGGGACAGAACCACTGCTGTGACAGTGGCAGAGGGGCTGTTGGTTGCCTCTGGAAGATCTTCCCCAGGGAAACTCAGTGCCACTACCTGTAGGTGTGCTCAGTTGTGGGTGGGGCAGCTAAACTGAGGTCCTGAGCTAGGGCCCTGCCTGGTGAAAAGTGAAGTTGGGGGCTCACAAGGAAAAGGGACTGGATACCTCTCCATATCATGACTTCAGTGTGCTGGACATGTGAACAGTGACTAGACCCTTTGTTCCTTTCCCTGCCTGAGGGCAGTTAGGGCAGTATCACTGCAGCTGCAATGGCAGAGGGATTGTGAGTTGTTTCTTAGATGTCCTCCTGAGAGAAATGCAGAGCTGCCTCCAACTGCAGTGTTCATGTGGAGGCAGGGTAGTTGTGCTGAAGTCTCAGGTCAGGAAACCATGCCCAGTACAGAGAAGTGAAATCAGGGACCCTGGAAAACAGCCTGGTCACTTTTTCCACGGGGCAGCTGTGTTGTGCTGTGGATCCACAACAGTTCCTAgccaacatc
This region includes:
- the LOC129475469 gene encoding hexokinase-2-like isoform X2, which produces MIALHLLAYFFTELNHDQVQKVDHYLYHMRLSDETLLEISKRFRKEIEKGLGATTRPTAAVKMLPTFVRSTPDGTEHGEFLALDLGGTNFHVLWVKVTDNGLQKVEMENKIYAIPEDIMRGSDTQLFDHIAECLDNFMDKLQIKDKKLPLGFTFSFPCHQTKLDERDFDIDIVAVVNDTVGTMTTCGYDDHNCEIGFIVGTDSNACYMEETHQIDIVEGNEGQMCIDMEWGAFGDDGSLNDILTEFDQEIDMGSLNLGKQLFEKMISGMYMGELVRFILVKMAKEELLFGGKLSPELLNTGRFETKDISDIEGEKDGIRKAHEVLMRLGMDPTQEDCVTTHRICQIVSTHSASLCTATLAAVLQHIKENKGEEQLHPTIGVDGSIYKKHPHFAKHLHKTVWRLVPDCYVRFLRSEDGSGKDAAMVTAVAYRLADQHRARQKTLEPLQLNHDQLLEVKRRMKVEMERGLSKETHASAPGKMLPTYMCATPDGTEKGDFLALDLGGTNFWVLLVCVRNGKWGGVEMHNKIYAIAQEVMHGTGDELFDHIVQCIVDFLEYVGMKGVSLPLGFIFSFPCQQNSLDESILLKWTKGFKESCCEGEDVVTLLKEVIHRREEFDLDVIAVVKDTVRTMMTYGFEDTHCEVGLIVGTGSNPCYVEEMHNVELVEGEEGRMCVNMEWGAFGDNGCLDDFCTEFDVAVDELSLNPSKQMFEKMISGMYLGEIVHNILIDFTKRGLLFRGHISERLKTRGIFETKFLSQIESDCLALLQVRAILQHLGLESTCDDSFIVKEVCTVVARRAAQLCGAGMAAVVDKIRENRGLDALKVTVGVDGTLYKLHPHFAKVMHETVKDLAPKCDASFLQSEDGSGKGAELITAVACRIREAGQR
- the LOC129475469 gene encoding hexokinase-2-like isoform X1 — protein: MIALHLLAYFFTELNHDQVQKVDHYLYHMRLSDETLLEISKRFRKEIEKGLGATTRPTAAVKMLPTFVRSTPDGTEHGEFLALDLGGTNFHVLWVKVTDNGLQKVEMENKIYAIPEDIMRGSDTQLFDHIAECLDNFMDKLQIKDKKLPLGFTFSFPCHQTKLDESFLVSWTKRFKSSGVEGRDVVALIRKSIQRRGDFDIDIVAVVNDTVGTMTTCGYDDHNCEIGFIVGTDSNACYMEETHQIDIVEGNEGQMCIDMEWGAFGDDGSLNDILTEFDQEIDMGSLNLGKQLFEKMISGMYMGELVRFILVKMAKEELLFGGKLSPELLNTGRFETKDISDIEGEKDGIRKAHEVLMRLGMDPTQEDCVTTHRICQIVSTHSASLCTATLAAVLQHIKENKGEEQLHPTIGVDGSIYKKHPHFAKHLHKTVWRLVPDCYVRFLRSEDGSGKDAAMVTAVAYRLADQHRARQKTLEPLQLNHDQLLEVKRRMKVEMERGLSKETHASAPGKMLPTYMCATPDGTEKGDFLALDLGGTNFWVLLVCVRNGKWGGVEMHNKIYAIAQEVMHGTGDELFDHIVQCIVDFLEYVGMKGVSLPLGFIFSFPCQQNSLDESILLKWTKGFKESCCEGEDVVTLLKEVIHRREEFDLDVIAVVKDTVRTMMTYGFEDTHCEVGLIVGTGSNPCYVEEMHNVELVEGEEGRMCVNMEWGAFGDNGCLDDFCTEFDVAVDELSLNPSKQMFEKMISGMYLGEIVHNILIDFTKRGLLFRGHISERLKTRGIFETKFLSQIESDCLALLQVRAILQHLGLESTCDDSFIVKEVCTVVARRAAQLCGAGMAAVVDKIRENRGLDALKVTVGVDGTLYKLHPHFAKVMHETVKDLAPKCDASFLQSEDGSGKGAELITAVACRIREAGQR